A stretch of DNA from Anopheles ziemanni chromosome 3, idAnoZiCoDA_A2_x.2, whole genome shotgun sequence:
CAATATAAGCGTAGAAAAGAAGAGACGTGAAACAGTTCATATATCAACTCATGTATGTAGCAGATCAAGAGTGTATCGCATTGAGCGTTGTGTAATGACTACAAAGTTTCCTTTCTGTTTTTACCATGTAATCAAAAGTGTAACATCGTGTTCTTCGGATAAAGATCGCCCGATTAGCAAGGCTAACAGAAGTAGCACTGAATGCAACGTTGTGTAATGCTAGGAAGCAAGAAACATGTATAATCAAGAAATGGTTAAAATACATCACCTCCAACAGATAATATTTAACAACTtgtcaatttatttcatatcAAAAGATAATCCCTTCTTGCTTAGCAGACTAACCAAACCATTTGGTAGACACAGCTATCATTTGGTTTAACATGGCATTGTACTCATACACGGTTGCTTTAGAAGAGATCTTAATAGTTCCTCGTATTTCATTACTGACTAGGGCAGTAACTATTGGTAACACAGGGCCTGCAGGAATTGTGGCTTGTGCTAATGGGACGAAAATGCAACATTTATCGAATTCAGTAGCATTAATTAAAACTATCAACAGCAGATTGAGCACCGCATGCCGGCTTTACGAGTGGCGTCGTAATTATTGCCTAAGGAACGCTGCATCGTTCTACAATTGTGCTGGTTGATCCGCTCGTGGACGTCGAAACAGTAGTACGTGTGGTTCAGGCGCATGTATCTGAAATGAATCGAAGAAAGCGGTTGAGCCTAATTTGTTCTACATAACAGGCGAAACACCGTAAAGTTACCATGTATAGCACCCAACCGGGAGATTGCTGAACGCCTAGGTTACGCCACTCCGTTTCTGACATCAGGTGTGTTTTCGGCACATACTTGGCCAAATCAGGTGGAAGTATTACGTGCCGGTACTCAAACACCTCGTCGTAATACTTTTCTGAATATTGGATTTGATCCGACGGCATGCTTGTATTATCTTTAAAAACAACTCAAATAGAATTTTGAAATACaaactagtgttggcaaaaTCGGGATTCgtaagattcgaagattcgatccctagacggattccaaagattccaatcccatctgacagattcaaaagatttggatcccatttgtcgtattctaaagatttgattcgaataggattcaaatcaaatttgattggtttggaacttgatttgattcgattctgacttgattcTAAAtagtttgaatcgactcacaatgatttgagtcaaATTCCCAGTCTCCCGAACACGTACTTTCTCGATAAGCTTTTCGGCCAGGTTCCATCAAAATCTCGGCGGCCGAGAAGCACTCGAAAAGgtttacaattttcaaggttttCGGCGTGTCCcttaaaaaaaagagcaatGTTGGTGGGTGTGCTGGGTGTGGGTGTGGTACGCTGTTGGATACAACGATTCGACTCGTGTTTCGATCTGGGATCTGAAAGTAAATAGTCGATAATATCTGGGCTATTCCTTATTTTGAAAAGGGACACGTTATATACCAAATATTATAATGGTATGTAATGTGCCGTTCGCTTCGTGAACGCATTACAAAGAACGttcttgaatgtgttttggCCACTATGAATTGAGGATCGtacatttttccacaaaataggggttttttttaccgaCATATTTTTACTTGAAAAATAGTTTGCTCATCTCGTAACCTTCTAATGCCGATGGCTCATATGGGACCCATTGAAAAGATGATTTAAGGTTCTTACACACAAATAGTAGCTGAACGATCTTGCGGTCTTCCACAAAATGTTAGTtcggaaaaaacaaaagttttttattCGTGTAGCATGGTTCTAATACCGTTCTTTCCACCTTGAATCCGctcaaaagtaaaaatgtgtAACTaactaaaattcaaaatttggaGCATATTACATATTATGGATTTTTGTTCATCGATCTGcaacacaatttttttttcttggcgtaacgaccttgttggtcatgcctaccccgttaagggcttacgaaactgttaccctatgtgtacgtggatagtcagtctttTCGTACAGGgtagggtccggtctcggttgggattcgaacccacgccgtcgaggtggtgagccccggcgctcatgggtcgatttttctaaccggcgctaccgctggGCTGTATCGGACCCGGTCTGATCAGCCATATCTGACGCGCTATTTGTAAAGAATGTTATCAGAACCTCAAACATGTTCGTTCCGCAATAAAGTCCCCGCCGGGAAAGTgcggaaaaacatcaaaaggacTTGCTTCACTGTTTCAGTGATTCACGatttattcaatttgaatgataacgCTGTCATAATTGTTTTTGACCGAGGAGCCACACGTAAGCGAACGAACGCGTAGACCGAAGTTTT
This window harbors:
- the LOC131289765 gene encoding cyclin-dependent kinases regulatory subunit-like: MPSDQIQYSEKYYDEVFEYRHVILPPDLAKYVPKTHLMSETEWRNLGVQQSPGWVLYMIHAPEPHVLLFRRPRADQPAQL